One genomic segment of Hordeum vulgare subsp. vulgare chromosome 2H, MorexV3_pseudomolecules_assembly, whole genome shotgun sequence includes these proteins:
- the LOC123431039 gene encoding WUSCHEL-related homeobox 4-like has translation MRVHHLHVASYLEKAASASSSPATPSASPPSALFPFGAFQCLRPLAPKISLPDQPKKLVAPPDVLGRVRNATKLLSCTVRNHTVQVPMGGTTRWNPSAEQIKVLEALYRGGMRTPNSAQIERITEELGRHGRIEGKNVFYWFQNHKARERQKQKRAALLTLSTLDSSSLPATATKDGTGDKKEACDVAMNSCKRRCMTWGDGHGDAAAEVAAPDGCTDNVTLELFPLRPQGKAA, from the exons ATGAGGGTTCACCATTTGCATGTGGCCTCCTACCTGGAGAAAGCGGCCTCGGCGTCTTCGTCTCCAGCTACGCCGTCCGCCTCTCCTCCCTCGGCGCTGTTCCCTTTCGGCGCCTTCCAGTGCCTCCGGCCGCTGGCGCCCAAGATCTCCCTCCCGGACCAGCCGAAGAAGCTGGTCGCGCCGCCCGACGTCCTCGGCCGCGTCAGGAACGCCACCAAGCTGCTCAGCTGCACCGTCAGGAACCATACC GTGCAGGTGCCGATGGGAGGGACGACGCGGTGGAACCCTTCGGCGGAGCAGATCAAGGTGCTGGAGGCGCTGTACCGCGGCGGGATGCGCACCCCGAACTCGGCCCAGATCGAGCGCATCACGGAGGAGCTCGGCAGGCATGGCCGGATCGAGGGCAAGAACGTCTTCTACTGGTTCCAGAACCACAAGGCCCGCGAGCGCCAGAAGCAgaagcgcgccgccctcctcaccCTCAGCACCCTCGACTCTTCCTCCCTACCTGCAACGGCCACCAAG GATGGGACGGGTGATAAGAAGGAAGCTTGCGACGTGGCGATGAACAGCTGCAAACGGCGGTGCATGACATGGGGTGACGGCCATGGCGATGCGGCGGCGGAGGTGGCCGCCCCCGACGGCTGCACGGATAATGTCACCCTGGAGCTCTTCCCGTTGCGTCCGCAGGGGAAAGCTGCGTAG